GGGGCACGCGACTACACCGACGTCGCCGTTGACGCCGTCAGCGAGTCGCTCGGCGTCCACCTCAAGGCCCGCGACGTGTCGTGGGCCGTCGAACCCGAGCAGGTCGACCAGAACACGATTCGGATGCACTGTCAGTTCTCCGGCGTCGTCAGGGACACCTACGTCGAGGAGGAGGTCGTCGTCCCCGTCTACATCTCTCGGGAGACGTGCCAGCGCTGCGGGCGCATCGCCGGCGGCTACTACGCCAGCGAGATTCAGGTCCGCGCCGAGGGCCGCGAACCGACGCCCGACGAGCAAGCGAGAGCGGTCGACATCGCCGAGGAGTTCGTCGCCAAGCGCGAGGAGTCGGGCGACCGAAACGCGTTCATCACCGAGACGAAGGAGGTCGCGGACGGCACGGACATCAAGCTCTCGACGAACCAACTCGGGCAGGCGGTCGCCACGCGAATCACCCGCGAACTCGGCGGCAGCGTCGACAGCTATCCGACACTCGTCACCGAGGACAGCGACGGCAACGAGGTGTACCGCGTCACCTACGCGGTACGTCTGCCGAGATACACGCCCGGTACAATCATCGACCCGGACGACGGCGACGGCCCGGTGCTGGTGCGCAGCGTCAAGGGGAACCTGAAGGGGACGCGCCTGACGACGGGCGACCGCTACGAGGCACGCTTCGAAGAGGGCGAGACGCCCGACGCCCGCGAACTCGGGTCGGTCGACGACGCTGCCGAGACCACCGTCGTCGCCGTCGAGGACGACCACGCTGTGCAGGTGCTCGACCCCGAGACGTACCAGTCGAAAACCATCGCGCGGCCGTCGTACTTCGACGCCGACGCCGAAACGGTGCCGGTGCTCAAGAGTCGGGTGGGACTGCACATCCTCCCGGAGGACGCCGTCAGCGGAGAGTGAGAAGCGGCGAGAGCGAGAGGCGGGAGCGAAGGTGAATCGCACCGCTGTGCGGATCTGAGACCTGGTTTTGCGGAACGAGTTAGGGCGAAAAACGAACTCAGTCGGCGCGGGCGGGAGTCACCGACTCGGTCGACGACGGCGCGGTATCGTGAAGCGCGATACCGTGGGCGGCGAGCACCTTCCGGAACTCCGCTTGCGTCTTCCCGGCGCGGGAGGCGGCCTGCGCGAGTGTCAGGGTTCCGCTGCGGTACAGCGTCAGCGCCGTCGTGAGGGAGTGAGTGTGCATCTGCGTTCGAGGACTGGTACAGAATACGCGCATGTAAAGCTATCGTGTGAAGTCGTGCCACTACCCGAGGGAAGGCCGTGAATTCTCACGTGTTTGTCCACTACCCAGATTTAGAAAACAACATACCTTCACTAGTATTAACGATCGTGTTAAATCTGTTCGGCAAATTCTGCCAAACGGTGAGTGAACAGGTACAAATGGAGGTGTGCCGAACGCGAGAATATGGACCGACAGCAGTGGATCGCAATCTTCTTCGTCGTGCTCATGATCGGGTCGTCCGTCGTTTACGCGGGTGCGAGTCTGTTCTGAACTGAACGAGCACGCAAGACGACCAGAAAGCGTTTATCATCCCCTTGTCAGCATGGGGTATGCGTCGCCGTACGTTCCTCGCGACTGCCGCAACCGCGCTCGGCGTGAGCCTCGCCGGATGCGCCGAGCCCGCCGCCTCCCTCTACGTCTCCGCCGTCGACGATGGCGAACTCGCCGAGCGGGCGAGCCGACGAGTGGGCAACCGGACCAAACCCGTCGTCCGCGACCTTGTCGCGAACGGTTCTGCGACCGTTCCCGAGGACGAACCGCGCCCCAACACCGACAAAGTGACCGAGTTCGAGGGTCGTTACTACGAGTTCTCCTCGGAGGTGGCGACCTCCGAGACGCGCAACTCCTACACCGTCGGGTTGGACTACGACCCGCCGGACACCGAGGGCGAGAGGGTCGAACTGTCGAAACTGCCGCGAATCGACCGCGAACTGCTGACGGAGTTGCTGGAGTTCAAAGACGAGACCCAGACCGGCGAGGGACCGGACGCGGGAACCAGACGAGTGTACTCGACCGCCGATGAGGAGGCGTCCGAGCTGGTTCCGAATCCGGCGTTCGAGTTCGTCGACGTCGACGACGAGACGTATGGCATCAGCGTCGACGGCCCCGAAGAGACCGAGTTCGAGACGTACCGATACACAGCCGAGGAAGTCGCTGGAAGCGCCGGCGAGTACGCCAGCCAGATTCGAGACGAGTACCTGTTCACCCTCTCTGGGCTGTCGGACGCCGAACGCAGTCTGTTTGAGACGGCCGTCGAAGACGGCAGCGTTAGGCAGGAGGAGGAAGCTACCGAGGAGTTCCAGTCGCTCGCAGGCAAGATTCACACCCACGAGGCGTTCGAGCTAACCGAAGACCGGTCGAGCGGATGGTACAGCGGCCAGTGGCTGCTCGAATACGAAGGAACGGCGTACTGGGTGCGCCTGACCCTTAACGACTGGGACGGCGAATAGGGAACACGGTCGTCACCCGGAACCTCAGCCGTCGCCCCAGACATCCGACAGCGGGTGATTTTTCCGTTCCTCTTCGCTAGAACGGACGCCGCTCTTGCCGCGTCGGCGACGGCGGCCGAATCCGCGGTTGTCGCGGGTAAAGCTGTCGTTCTCGTTGCCGCTGCTATCTGAGGTCGAACGACCACCATTCGCGCTGCCTGCACCGCCGACGCTGTCGAGGCCGCCAAGCGCCGCTCGCGGGTCGAATTCGGGGAGATTCGGCGTTTTCGTCCGGTCGACTTGCTCGGCGAACCAGTCGGGCGTGTCGGCCCGTGCGCGCTCGAACAGGTCCAGGAGGCTGGAGTCGGCGAGGTACGTCGCACCGTGGTCATCGGGCGCGCGGACGACCCGTCCGCAGGCCTGAATCACGGTTCGGAGCGCGGTGCGGTGGTACCAACTCCACTGTCCCTCTTCGAGGCGGCGGGCGACTCGGGAGTCGCTCGTATTGAGGTACGGCGCCTTACAGAGCACCTGCCACCGGCAGAGATCACCTTTCAGATCGAGCGCTTCCTCCATCTTCACCGAGAGAAAGAGTTCGGGGTCAGAACTCGCCTTCCACGCGTCCAGCTCCGCGTCACGATTCTCCTTACTGTGAGTTCGGACGCGCTCGCCGACGCCGAAGTTGACGAGCAACTCGGCGAGGCGCTCCTGAATGCTGTAGGAATGCGCGTGAATCAGCCCCTTCTCGTTCGGATGTCGCGCCATCAGGCGGACGACGAGGCGCGCGATCTTCGGGATAGTTTCGTCGCGGTGTTCGAACGTCATCCGTCCCTGCGTCACGTCGTACAGCAGTCGGTTCTCGACGGGGAACGTGTGCGGCACGTCGACCAGCGCGACGTCTCTGGGGTCGAGACCGACCTGCCGACAGAAGGCGTCTTTATTGAGAATAGTCGCCGACAGCAGCGCGAACTTGTTGCCGCGGTCCCACACCGTGTGATGGAGGTACTTCTCGGGGTTGAGCGGCTTGATGACCACCTGCGTTCCCTCGCCGCCGGGTTGGTCGACGACCCACGTGGTGGCGCTCGTCGGATCTCGGTAATCCTTGACGAACCAGTCGAGTTCGGAGCGGAGTTCTTGAAGCCTATCGCGGCGGGCGGCCTCCTCGGGCGTGAGTTCAGGTTTCGTCAGGAGTTCGTCCTTGGCGCGCTCGCAGACGCCCGAGAGCGTCTCGGCGAGGCGGGCAGCGCGTTCGACCGAATCG
This genomic stretch from Haloprofundus salilacus harbors:
- a CDS encoding 60S ribosomal export protein NMD3 translates to MSQTREFCPRCGNPVEERSEPLPGAPRERDEVLCNACYFEGFDLVDAPDRVTVRVCANCGAVHRGNRWVDVGARDYTDVAVDAVSESLGVHLKARDVSWAVEPEQVDQNTIRMHCQFSGVVRDTYVEEEVVVPVYISRETCQRCGRIAGGYYASEIQVRAEGREPTPDEQARAVDIAEEFVAKREESGDRNAFITETKEVADGTDIKLSTNQLGQAVATRITRELGGSVDSYPTLVTEDSDGNEVYRVTYAVRLPRYTPGTIIDPDDGDGPVLVRSVKGNLKGTRLTTGDRYEARFEEGETPDARELGSVDDAAETTVVAVEDDHAVQVLDPETYQSKTIARPSYFDADAETVPVLKSRVGLHILPEDAVSGE
- a CDS encoding DUF7317 family protein is translated as MHTHSLTTALTLYRSGTLTLAQAASRAGKTQAEFRKVLAAHGIALHDTAPSSTESVTPARAD
- a CDS encoding helicase C-terminal domain-containing protein; its protein translation is MNPERIFDAFPAPSYRGNQEQALRDIRDAFAAGNDVVLVRAPTGSGKSLLARAIAGCARTVEESEPKHATDAYYTTPQVSQLDDVESESLLDDLSIIRGKRNYTCILPGEHDTPVNRAPCVRQKGFDCTVRHRCPYFSDRAIASSKSIAAMTLAYFMQTAGSDVFRKRDVVVVDEAHGLAEWAEMYATIELNPRTVPVWDDVGIPDVAGADDSVERAARLAETLSGVCERAKDELLTKPELTPEEAARRDRLQELRSELDWFVKDYRDPTSATTWVVDQPGGEGTQVVIKPLNPEKYLHHTVWDRGNKFALLSATILNKDAFCRQVGLDPRDVALVDVPHTFPVENRLLYDVTQGRMTFEHRDETIPKIARLVVRLMARHPNEKGLIHAHSYSIQERLAELLVNFGVGERVRTHSKENRDAELDAWKASSDPELFLSVKMEEALDLKGDLCRWQVLCKAPYLNTSDSRVARRLEEGQWSWYHRTALRTVIQACGRVVRAPDDHGATYLADSSLLDLFERARADTPDWFAEQVDRTKTPNLPEFDPRAALGGLDSVGGAGSANGGRSTSDSSGNENDSFTRDNRGFGRRRRRGKSGVRSSEEERKNHPLSDVWGDG